A portion of the Drosophila sechellia strain sech25 chromosome 2R, ASM438219v1, whole genome shotgun sequence genome contains these proteins:
- the LOC6621144 gene encoding protein argonaute-2 isoform X2, whose protein sequence is MSTERELAPGGPAQLHPHTLPLTFPDLQMTSTVGIIGKVYAPPAPGSSVNPTAVTSPSAQNVAAGGATVAGAAATAAQVASALGATTGSVTPAIATATPATQPDMPVFTCPRRPNLGREGRPIVLRANHFQVTMPRGYVHHYDINIQPDKCPRKVNREIIETMVHAYSKIFGVLKPVFDGRNNLYTRDPLPIGNERLELEVTLPGEGKDRIFRVTIKWQAQVSLFNLEEALEGRTRQIPYDAILALDVVMRHLPSMTYTPVGRSFFSSPEGYYHPLGGGREVWFGFHQSVRPSQWKMMLNIDVSATAFYKAQPVIDFMCEVLDIRDINEQRKPLTDSQRVKFTKEIKGLKIEITHCGQMRRKYRVCNVTRRPAQMQSFPLQLENGQTVECTVAKYFLDKYRMKLRYPHLPCLQVGQEHKHTYLPLEVCNIVAGQRCIKKLTDMQTSTMIKATARSAPDREREINNLVKRADFNNDSYVQEFGLTISNSMMEVRGRVLPPPKLQYGGRVSTGLTGQQLFPPQNKVSLASPNQGVWDMRGKQFFTGVEIRIWAIACFAPQRTVREDALRNFTQQLQKISNDAGMPIIGQPCFCKYATGPDQVEPMFRYLKITFPGLQLVVVVLPGKTPVYAEVKRVGDTVLGMATQCVQAKNVNKTSPQTLSNLCLKINVKLGGINSILVPSIRPKVFNEPVIFLGADVTHPPAGDNKKPSIAAVVGSMDAHPSRYAATVRVQQHRQEIIQELSSMVRELLIMFYKSTGGYKPHRIILYRDGVSEGQFPHVLQHELTAIREACIKLEPEYRPGITFIVVQKRHHTRLFCAEKKEQSGKSGNIPAGTTVDVGITHPTEFDFYLCSHQGIQGTSRPSHYHVLWDDNHFDSDELQCLTYQLCHTYVRCTRSVSIPAPAYYAHLVAFRARYHLVEKEHDSGEGSHQSGCSEDRTPGAMARAITVHADTKKVMYFA, encoded by the exons ATGTCCACGGAGCGTGAGCTGGCTCCCGGTGGGCCAGCTCAGCTCCATCCGCACACGCTGCCGCTGACTTTTCCGGATCTCCAGATGACCTCCACCGTGGGCATCATTGGGAAAGTCTACG CACCACCAGCGCCCGGCTCGTCGGTCAATCCCACCGCCGTCACCAGCCCAAGTGCCCAGAATGTGGCCGCTGGTGGAGCAACTGTGGCcggtgcagcagcaactgccgCCCAGGTGGCCTCCGCCTTGGGTGCCACCACCGGCAGCGTGACGCCAGCAATTGCCACCGCCACGCCAGCCACGCAGCCGGATATGCCAGTCTTTACGTGTCCACGTCGCCCGAATCTCGGACGAGAGGGTCGCCCGATTGTGCTGCGCGCCAATCACTTCCAGGTGACAATGCCGCGTGGCTATGTGCATCACTATGACATCAATATACAGCCGGACAAGTGTCCGCGAAAGGTGAACCGTGAGATTATCGAGACCATGGTGCATGCCTATAGCAAGATCTTCGGAGTGCTCAAGCCGGTGTTCGATGGTCGCAACAATCTGTACACCCGTGATCCCCTGCCCATTGGCAACGAGCGTCTGGAACTGGAGGTTACTCTACCCGGCGAGGGCAAGGATCGAATCTTTCGCGTGACGATCAAGTGGCAGGCTCAGGTCTCGCTCTTCAATTTGGAGGAAGCTCTCGAAGGCCGCACGCGGCAGATACCTTATGATGCCATTTTGGCGCTCGATGTGGTCATGCGCCATCTGCCCAGCATGACGTACACGCCAGTGGGGCGCAGCTTCTTCAGTTCCCCGGAGGGTTACTACCATCCCCTGGGTGGTGGACGCGAGGTTTGGTTCGGTTTCCATCAGAGCGTAAGGCCCTCGCAGTGGAAGATGATGCTCAATATCGATG TCTCGGCCACCGCTTTCTACAAGGCTCAACCAGTCATTGACTTCATGTGCGAGGTGCTGGACATTCGCGACATCAACGAGCAGCGAAAACCGCTCACCGATTCGCAGCGCGTCAAGTTCACCAAGGAGATCAAGGGTCTCAAGATCGAGATCACCCACTGCGGCCAGATGCGTCGCAAGTATCGTGTGTGCAACGTCACTCGCCGCCCCGCTCAGATGCAATC ATTCCCACTGCAGCTGGAGAACGGACAGACCGTAGAGTGCACCGTGGCCAAGTACTTCCTGGACAAGTACCGCATGAAGTTGCGTTACCCGCACTTGCCCTGCCTGCAGGTTGGCCAAGAGCACAAGCACACTTACCTGCCTCTGGAGGTATGCAACATTGTGGCCGGACAGCGGTGCATCAAGAAGCTGACCGATATGCAGACGTCGACCATGATCAAGGCCACAGCTCGTTCTGCTCCGGATCGCGAGCGTGAGATTAACAACTTGGTTAAGCGCGCCGACTTCAACAACGATTCGTATGTGCAGGAGTTTGGCCTGACCATCTCCAATTCGATGATGGAGGTACGAGGACGCGTCTTGCCGCCTCCCAAGCTTCAGTATGGGGGACGTGTGTCCACCGGCCTCACCGGCCAGCAGCTGTTCCCGCCACAGAACAAGGTGAGCTTGGCCTCGCCCAACCAGGGTGTATGGGATATGCGCGGCAAGCAGTTCTTCACTGGCGTCGAGATCCGCATCTGGGCCATCGCCTGTTTCGCCCCACAGCGCACGGTGCGCGAGGATGCGCTGCGTAATTTCACCCAGCAGCTGCAGAAGATCTCAAACGATGCCGGCATGCCGATAATTGGACAGCCGTGCTTCTGCAAGTACGCCACCGGGCCGGATCAAGTGGAACCCATGTTCCGTTACCTGAAGATCACCTTCCCCGGCCTGCAGCTCGTCGTGGTTGTGCTGCCCGGCAAGACACCGGTGTACGCCGAGGTGAAGCGTGTGGGTGACACCGTTCTGGGCATGGCCACCCAGTGTGTGCAGGCCAAGAACGTGAACAAGACGTCGCCACAAACGCTCTCTAATCTGTGTCTGAAGATCAACGTCAAGTTGGGCGGCATCAATTCAATTCTGGTCCCCTCTATTCGGCCAAAGGTCTTCAATGAGCCGGTCATCTTTTTGGGTGCCGATGTGACACACCCACCAGCTGGCGACAACAAGAAACCATCGATTGCCGCCGTCGTGGGCTCCATGGATGCCCATCCATCgcgctatgccgccaccgttCGCGTACAGCAGCACCGACAGGAGATCATCCAGGAGCTGAGCAGCATGGTGCGCGAGCTGTTGATCATGTTCTACAAGTCGACGGGCGGCTACAAGCCCCACCGCATCATACTCTATCGTGACGGAGTCTCCGAGGGACAATTCCCACATGTCCTGCAACACGAACTGACCGCCATTCGGGAGGCCTGCATTAAGCTGGAGCCAGAATATCGGCCGGGCATCACATTCATTGTGGTGCAGAAGCGCCATCACACACGACTCTTCTGCGCGGAGAAGAAGGAGCAGAGCGGCAAGTCGGGCAATATTCCCGCAGGCACCACCGTCGATGTGGGCATCACACATCCCACCGAATTCGATTTCTATCTGTGCAGCCATCAGGGCATTCAGGGCACCAGTCGCCCCTCGCACTACCACGTTCTGTGGGACGACAATCACTTTGACTCGGACGAGCTGCAGTGCCTCACGTATCAGCTATGCCATACGTACGTGCGCTGCACCCGATCCGTCAGTATACCGGCGCCAGCCTACTACGCCCATTTAGTGGCCTTCCGTGCCAG ATACCATCTGGTGGAGAAGGAGCACGATTCGGGCGAGGGCTCGCACCAGAGCGGCTGCTCAGAGGATCGCACGCCAGGTGCCATGGCCAGGGCCATCACTGTGCACGCGGATACCAAGAAGGTCATGTACTTTGCCTAA